From the genome of Ptychodera flava strain L36383 chromosome 13, AS_Pfla_20210202, whole genome shotgun sequence:
CACAGGCGGTAAAGGTATTTATGATCTATTTATCATCATAGATAAATAGttgtgaaatattaatattactaTAAAATCAGATTGGAATTTGATCAAGGTTGAGCTTCCTTTCCGTTCAGCATTACTTGAAAAATCCATAAACATTGGGACAATTTTCCATGTACTGCAGAGCGGAAAGGAAAGTTAACCCTTTTGTACCCGTTTAGTAATTTTTCAAGTTAAGCAGAATGGAAAGAACACTAAACCCTGATCAAATACAATCGGATTTTATTagtaatattcatatttcattatACCTGTTGCCTAGATGATAAATAATTTTTCCGTTTGTGAAACAATCATCCTCCTGTGAATGAAGTGCGTATTGATGCAAAGTTTCATTGCAGTTTGTTGTGTAGAAGCTAAAGTTAACAAAAGCGGTAAGGACGCTCAAAATAGCAACCTTGTGCATTCGGGTTCAAAGGAACTAGTTTTTCTCTTCAATTAAGGAAAACATTCGTTGGTAAAAGAGTCTAGTCGAGGTTTTAGAATCCATTCGTCGGCAATGAGTCGCGTCTTTATCAACTATTGCGACGTCACAAAAGCTGTAAGGTACCACCATCCTTGCATGTTACATTCTGGACGCTGTGTTTTCGAGGAATTACAAATGTTTCCTCCGCAGGTGTTGTTTGTGTGTACGTCTCCGCCAAAACATGCATGTATACTCTAAaatctctatctgtctgtcaaATTTTCGCTCAGGAAAAGATTGCGAGTGAACATAAACACCATGTGTAATAACCTCCCTTGGTATGGTAGATCTAACGACataaaatgattaaattttcatttgggAACACTGACGACGGTAGCGTGGCGAACGGAAGTCCCATAAAATTTTATCGTGAAAGGTGTGTAGCCTTCAGGTGATTGCACCAGAGATCGGATTTTGTAAGCTAGGTCACACAGAGTGAAAGGGTGCCATATTTTCACGCCAGGTTGACCTAGAAACTCAATGGGCCTTGATTTAGCAGTTACGTATATAAGCTGGTTAAAGTTTCATATTGCTCGTTAGAAAATTAAAGGATAAAAATAACACCTATTCCACTATAGATTGGACGTTTCGAAACCAACTCTTCAGATGTGATCTTATGAGGCCGCTCCTCACAGGCGCACTGGGAACTGGGTAATTTTAATAGTGTAGAGTTTATGCTATGTTCCGACGTTCTCATACGAAGATAGTCTACTGTACATgtcagaacgtcggaacgtagcataaactctaCACTATTACAAATACCCAGTTCCCGGCGTACCCCGTGCTATTGCTACTGATATACTTCACCTTGAGTGCATTAACAGGATGTGACAGGACGTGACATATGGATGAGCTCAATTCCCCTTCAGTAGCCTGCAAACTCACCTCTAGTTTGGCAATGCACACATACTTGGCTGAGGGCGAATTAGTGTATCCTCTCTTTGAGGAGGTTACTACCGAAGGCGAAATACCGGAAAGTACTCGAAGACATTCTAGTTTGATGACAAGTTTCTCGGGACAGAAAGCGTTTACGACCCTCCCGTGGCGAGCGGTACAGTGCCAGAGCTGGGTTAGATGCTGACAGCTGACCCATGGAATGGTTGTACAGGGTCTTTGACGAAGAGTCTCGCAACCTTGACAGTACATCGACCTGTATAATAAGGCTGGCGTTTGACCTCGAACTGAATAGACTTCGAGTGTGCCGAAGCAGCCAGCCAGGGATTTTGGAAGTTGTAAAACGGATTGTTTCACatgtaaaatatgataaaaaattcTACTAAGTCACGattggggtagagtaaccgtatttgtgaacaaaattaacaatttggaagagaaattaaaacatttttgtgtgcGCCATCCCGTTGTGATAAGAGAAATTCCCCATCCCACCCACTTTAGATGTTTACCCCTCTCTCATTTCCCAAAGGAAACAACCTCGCCGCCTCTCCACACTGAAAAGTTCCCCGATGCCCTCGTTTTGTCACATGTTTTTCGCACTCCCAACCGGCACAAACGAAACAAGCCGAACAATACTCGCACACTGCCCACTCGCCGGGCTTTTTTGAAGCTATCCGCTGAGACATAGAAGGAGATTTCACCGCCCGCTGTGgcgaaaataaataaataaataaataaataaataaataaataaaattgtaaccTATAGGTTCAATCCTCGCCAGTCGATAAGAGAAAACGTCGGCCACGAAATCCTTGCGACCAACTTTAAGCCTTATTTGGCTTGCCCTTGTATACGAATGTGCACAAATAGGGGCTAATTGTAATCGACGAAATCGCGAAACGGTGAAATAgcgaaatgaagaaataaagaaactgaaTCAGCTATGCTTTACACGATGTCAATAACCATCCAACGTCGTCACTTACAATGTTAGTaaccgtcgataataaaagctgacgcacaagaaacgtaattccttcgttttacttgaaaccccctccctctcCCCTCAAACGAAAGttattatgatgccgtttctgacaaacccacacgcacctctccgatccgcacgcccatgaaaaataccggaagggcaCAGTAATTATAAAActccactttacgcgtttcacttttttAGACAGAACAgtttaatgtatttcgcacgtaggaaaatgtttcacatacatgtttcacgttgaaaaagcatacaagtttttatttcacattcatgtatttcgttgtcttttctgtctccgtattttgtggtcattctgttctcgatgaacgcgaaggtagttttgcgttctcgctgcaaagtcgcacttcgaaaacaatagaaaatccttatgcgattttgacgcacacaaaacgaaatgagcttttaccccccccccccccctaaacgaaagaattacgtttgtcatgcgtcagcttttattatcgacggccccttagtAAACTTCAATATAAGGAAATGGActaaaaacaataaacaataaaataattgtcaGCAGCAGCTATTCTTATACTACTAGTATACCGTGGTTTTTCCCCACGCCActgcacagaaaatttttctccCAGTAACTGACCAACAACATTTTTGAATTATCCAGctcccccagaaatcaaatggttaaCCCCTAATACACATGTACTCTTTGGAGAATTTTTGAAGTGTACCACATGTTAGGGACGGACCAATACATCATTCGAAGGAGTGCGTATCACATGTACGACGACTCAATTTTTGACGCGTTTTGGATTTGACTACCTATTTGTAAACGAGTAGGGCAGGTGCATTTTGATAGTGAACACACTCACAAAAGTGTGGCACGGTGACCACCACATAATGAAACTGAGTGGAAGGATTAGGACCTGATATTTAGACATAACATTTGTGCACTTCGTAATCAAGTCGATCCTAATGTATATCAATCAATCTATTCATTTGTTCACAGATTCACCTGGTTTTCTACTCCAATGGATTTGCTGAGAACATATGGGTATGCCAACTGGCCGATATATAACATGTTGCTTTCTGATATACATTATATGATGACCCACTTGTACCCTTTCACCCCATAGGTCAACCCATGAAACTGAAAACACTAGGTATAAACTAACGTCGAGTGATGAATGCAGTACAGGTGGATTGATTCGCTCAGCACTATGCGTCGCTTTGTACTGCAAGCGTATTTACTTTCacgattttaatattttgttgtttcacGACCAATGTGATAATAACTGAATGTATGTCCAAGTTCGAGTATATTTAGGGAAGCAGCTGAGAAAGTTACATGCTGGATTAGTAAAAAGGAAAGTAGAGAATCGTGTGtctgatcatagaccctcgagggtctatggtctgatGCAGTCCCTGATCACCATGGGTGGCTTTTGTAGAGATGAAACTTGGGATTACGTTGATGGCTGCATTTACTTTGCTTGTATGTGCTTGGCAATACTGATTGGCAGTTATTTGGAAAAATCACAAATTCCAAGCTGTTGTCACTTTGTGCGCACTTCAGTGTACAATGTGATGTGGCAGCTATTGTAAAATGCTTTCGATTAATACCCTGATGTGTATGTACATTCTGGCTTTGTTTAAATATCCCTGAGTCATTCAACTGTATTCAGTCCATGGCTGCTTGTACCTGGTCAAAAATTCCTGAGTCACCTTGATAGTCGTTGTGTTCCACCTTCCCGAGGAACACCATGTATTCTTTAGGGAGTCTGCTCTGCTTTGCGCCGTTAAGAATGACACCTAAATATTGAGGTGTAGGAGCTATGAACTCTGCAACATCAATGATCTGGTAGGTTCGGCATTCAAACACTTCATTTTCTTGACTGCAAACGGTGACTGTGAGAGGCCTGTAGGAATTCCTATGAACCCCTTCCTGTCTGCAAGATAAACATGTATTCAGAAGTATTTATGCACAGTAGTGAACCTTGTTACCATATACCACATACAAGTTGTCCACATTGGGATGCATAGTGttacattaacattaatactagtAGTTTACAGGAATTAAATGTAGCTTAAAAAACCCCTGGGTGTAAAATACTGAAAGAATACATGGTCCAGACTACAGAAATTACACAATATCTTAAACCCTCATCCAAAATTGACAGATCCTACCCATGAGAGAACTCAaactgaatgcaagcactgtaTAAATGAGTCTCATAAAGCCTTCATCCTTTGTAGGTTTGACTACCACATTACTTCAAAAAAGTTAATACTCTATTTCTTTGATGATCTTGGATAATAATTATGTTTTTACTGGTTAGATTAGGCGGAATTACACTATACTAGTGAAATAAAGTTCGTTTAATCTTTGTTACCTGTCTAAAGCTGGTAGATGTTCTTCTCCAATCTCCCACAATGTTCCCCACACATGTTCACCAGGCGATTCAATGATGGTAGCCATACCACCAATACCCCAATTCGATGTCCCCATGACCTTCTGCCTCTCCTGTATGATGATATTCCTGGCAAACGCAAGCTTGTAATCCCATGAATACAAAGTAAACATTATTGATTTGTAATCTCATTGTTTaatcaaagttttttttatcatttcactGCTGTTAATGAAGAAATCAAAACTATCGTTACATGACAATCTTTAATACAGGTCTGTTTCACAGTCATTGGAGCTTAAGGAATCGCAATCAAAAATCTTAATTCTGTTTTAGATCACCCCCTCAATACACCTTAgctaaaacatttcaaattccccctctatatgatcaacaATTTTTTAATCCCCCTCCCTATTATATGCCCAAATATATTAAAGCGGACAATATTAAACTAAAGTTTTGATATCTTTTTTCCAGTGTTTATGCTCTTTGTATAAACTCCAATCTcgtgttttatttgatacattcAGTTTATCAATACAGTCTGCATACATGTTATGTACACTTATATTACATTGCTGGCGGTTACATTTCAGTCCAGCCATAATTTGACATGTCAATATACCATTGCCGCATATTCAAACTCAGACTGTGTTAACAAGCGAAAAGCAGTTCAacctgattttaaaaaaaattaagtcaTTTGTCTGACAGATTGTTCATGCTTGCGTGATATGAGGCAATTACCCAGggagtgtgaaaatttatttattggAGAATTTTTCAAAGATACCCAACAGTGTATTTATCAGACGTCTTAAAATCTACCAATCAGATTTTTTAAAACTGGTTTAGTTTTCCCTATTTGGTAAGGGGGATTGTGATAGATAAGAGTCTGTTCTTTGCAACAGTTACATGTTCTTTAAAAGCATTCTACTCACAAAACATGCTGAATGCCATATATTTAACTTGTCAGAGACatcatgaacacgattggaactaaattgggataactggatcttcatatttttcaaatttctcaaaaatgtaaggcgccctatagctgaatgtctcaatattacaaattactcataagaacacgtgtgtaatgtaaaaagaaaagcagatgagcttacatttgtagattttaaagacattcaatttacttcaccatccaattatcccaaattagttccaatcgttttcaTGTACAACATGTTTCTTTTCATTAGTGACATGTGAAAGTGGCAGTAgctgattttttaaaatatatttttctatatttttgtgCGTCGACAGTTTCTTGTTTGACTCCCTAAAAACAAGCATTTGGCTCGTCGACAATTGGTATTATATACAGTCAAGCACTAGCCTAGACTGCAATTTAGTtgttaaaattacaatatacATCTGCTGTTGATGTTGAAAGTATATATATGGTGTTTCAATACATACTATGGCAAGTGGAACAAGAAACTCTAGGTGTATACACAGAACATAAGTATAGATTAAGCATTGAAGAAATCggctaatcaacggccaaaacGAAGGTCATTGCAATACGTCACTGGTGAAGTACAtttgaaccaatcagcagtggaaaaaattacgtcatatggtagaatcgttctgcaggccacatttcactgcgcttggtctaaaaacacggccgatttttcttcaagatgacgcgagtaacacgttcatcggcgtgattttcgaggagatggttaaaattgtgatccaactaggtatatgggagtgcagttctgaatgttttgtgtgagcgcacggccagttgacaaatcgggtggtgtgttttttgagtgattctgTAGCATACCTtggagtatttaggttgcagtggcgggcatatcgactaggggatcaatagatcgatcggAAAATTGATctccttagcagactacccagctgaGGAGCgcctgtgatatatatatatatatatatatatatatatatatatatatatatatatatatatatatatatatatatgtaagcgtatgtatgtatgtatgtatgtatgtatgtatgcatgtatgtataataCGCCATCAACATGCCTGCCATATGTATAACACCTTCAGCGCTACCTTACAATAGCGTCCGTATTGGAAAACTCACCTGCAATTTTGCCACACAAACAAATACAGCAGACGGCGAATTCAAACGTATTCTCTCCTGCAAAAGATTGCTGCCGAAGGCGAAATATTTGAATGTCTTGGCTGCCATTTCCGGTATGTAAGGCGAGTCACGAAATGACGGTATTTACCCATCAACCTTTGACCCACATATGAATACCCCGATATCGGTCGGTTTTGAGTGAAGCAGCCTGCATTATTCTACAGGGTCATCAGTTGTTAGGTACCGGCGCGGCTTGACATAGTGTTATATAACCATCCACTTTATGGAAATACCACCATCTAGACCCTCCAAACAGTGTATCATTCATATCTGTGACCCCTCGGGTTACCTGCAatactgtagctcgaggttttaccTTGGTATTTGGGACgcccgacccaaatacccagtaAAATCTCGAGTTGCAGTACTGCagatacccccccccccccgatttagCCCATTGGTTATAATTTTTAACCGACTCAAATACCCAGGAAAACCTCGAGTTATAGTACTGCAGCTACCGCCCGGATTATAATTTTTTAGACAATCAACCTGCAGCTTAGGCAGTTTATGTGTTGAGATATAAGCTTACGTTATCTTTTACAGGCACACAGCAAAACCCTTGTTGATATTTCATGAACAATAGATGAcattgactgaaatacataaaatgcaaccaatgtttacattttgctcatATACCAGATACAtagagagatttcaacatacaacaaTTAACGCAGAAGGAAAAGTAAACGTTGTTTTCTTCCAGTCCAaccattattatttttattattattattattattatcattattattaaaatttcttAAGAAACGCACTACACGTCACAGTACGCTGTACAGAACACACAAAAGAATAAGCCAATGTACAAAAAACTTGATGCAAGTATCAGGGAAAAATCACCTTCAGCTTTgctttctaatgattttttacTACATTTTAACACCAATACCGTTTACCATAGAAAATACTTCCTAAATGGCCACATTTTGTACTCTTCGTTCCTCCAGGTATAAAATCgcaaaaaataagaatttttttcacaatatttattaattttgttcatatcaacacACTCTGAATAAGTTATGGTACTACCACTCAATGGAcccttcatgccaaattgcAAACAAGCATTGGAAGGGTTGTTGTAGAGATATTTTTTTGCCAAGAactacaaagaaaaattaaaaaaaatattacatttgttCATCTCATTCTGACATGGCAATATGGGTTTACAAatcaagtttcaaaatcaatacAGTGGAATATTCCTGCCAATAATTAGGAAGAAACTTcacaaaagtacaaaattgaagatgttTCTCTGGAAGtttaaaacaagcgacctaacagtCGATAAgtttgtgttatgtagagaataactttttgtgactcATACGTTGatggaggaaatctttgatagcccaCTTCAGGTCGACCTGaccaaaatggtaaaaaattgccccaaaatacgttatttatttattcatctatttATTTGGAAATCGTACGGGATCAAGTCCCATTTACAGGTTCCTCAAAAACTCGaaagaaaatggtaaaaaactGCGTAAAAGTGAACAAGCCAGCACCAaacaaaaagtaacaaaaatatttacaaaaactgAAATCGAGTTGTAGGATACAAACAGAAAATTAGAACAAAGCAAACAAATCAGCAAGAACGTTACAGTTGTCAAAATATAACATGTCTAAtgacggtggcccaaaactacctgttctccgcattcaaagtctgcaattgaatgcgacgcagactttgaatgcggagaacaggtagttttgggccaccgtaataACATGTCTAATGTCAGTTTTAAATGAATCACTAAAAACATCAATATCGTAATTGTTACGAACCAATTCATTAAAACTGCTCATACATCTGTTGAGtggagaaaatttaaaaacactgaTTTGGCTATTGGATAATCAAAATGTAGGACAGGTGTGCAAAATTTTGCCAGGTGCATTAAAGTAAAGCTTTGATAAAACATCTGATAAGTTACAAAACCCATTTACACGCTTGTGTGAAACATCATGTCAAGATAAGAGCGATGGTGCTCAAAAGTCGGTAAGTTAAACATAGTACACAGAGCTTCATACTGGTCAGCATGATATAAAATATGAGCCTTGAAACAAACATTTAATGAATTACGTTGGACATTTTCAAGTGATTCCATATCTGATGGTTGCCAAGGGTTCCAGACAACAGAACTATACTGCAGACAGCTCCTCACAAGGGAAGTATAAAGAGATTTACAAGTTTGAACCTAAGTAAAATTTTGAGTTTCGTTTTATAAAATCCAACATTCTGAGAGATTGATTTACAGTAAAATAAATTGATCTGAaaatctttaattttgaggTTAAAAGAACTCCCACATCGACATCAAAAGACAACTCTATTAACATCttcttgaaattttaaacaatctGAAATAGTTTTAATAGGTCTAAAGATTTTCGCATCATCAGCATATAAAAGACATTGTGAATCTATACAATCACCTGTTAAAGGGAcattttcactactctgtttcaatgtatcaactacagaattttactataatccgatcatcatgaccaatgcccagtgtcctgcttgccaacacagcctgtgtatatgaaatgaccattgtaattgttgataaatgtattctagtccggacctgaatacaaaatttaaacaataacaatgcagataatactcatatagggtatatttatgagctaaatattaggaatttctccatggttcagggattcaaaccagaaactgcagatgatacaaagaacaaacaaaatttacaaaatgaccaaagttacagctaatggatctttaaattATATACATAAATACTGAATAACAGTGGACCAAGTAGTGACCATGGGGTACACGATGATACTGGGCCCCACTCAGAAAAGCTTGCAAGAGCTTGACCAGAAAAACAATAACGtaattgaaaatgtcatcacaatttgaacatattaaattaagatcatccatgtctactaaatatcaaaggtatcacacaagtaaattttgagaaacatgttttgaccaaaaatggcaaaaatacattgccccaaaaacacaaaattgcagatttcaccctaagaacctgtataccaaatatcaaagctatcaaacgagtactttttgagaaacaaatttttttgaccaaaaataacaaaaattcctcccaaaataaaaaaatactgtcaaggacagtttgctcatatttggtttgaattggttcatcaagaaatatttaaaccatagaaacaagaatgacaaaagtaaattaaagctgcaagcagcattgaTGGGGCCAAGCGGTTAACATTGTTTCAAGTTcttgcactgatgatattatgtgcaaaatttgagcttgGGAAAGTCTTTTGTATCTTTTACCAAAagaaggattttgaacatcatctcatagttactgtagaTTTCATTGGTAAGCATATCTTttatgcaaaatcaaatatggcggccaaactacTTGACCGATAGaaatgctttttgcaaactttaaagagatcactctaaggatgacatgaggaAAATTACAGCTCAATTGGTGTTTTGGTcctgaagaagaagatttttaaacattaaattggtatttttcgaaaatccaaatggcggccaaatcacttGATCGAtccaaatgtattttaaaaacttgaaagagatcactctaaggatgacatgagtaaaattttacttcaatcagtgttttagttctggagaagaagatttttaaagattaaatcggaatttttcgaaaatccaatatggcggtcaaatcacgtgaccgatcaaaatgttttcttgCAAACTtgaagagatcactctaaggatgatatgagtaaaatatcagctcaatcggtgtttaaGTTCTGGAGAGGAAGATTTTgtaagattaaattggtatttttcgaaaatccaatgtggcggccaaatcacgtgaccgatccaaatgtcttttgcaaacttgaaagagatcactctaaggatgacatgagtaaaatttcagctcaatcggtgttttagttctggagaagaagatttttgaagattaaattggtatttttcgaaaatccaatatggcggccaaatcacgtgaccgatcaaaatgtcttttgcaaacttgaaagagatcacacttgggatgacatgagtaaattcTCAGCTCAATCGGTATGTTGGTTCTGAAGAAGaagtttttaaagattaaattagtttttttagaaaatccaatatggtggctaAAATCACGTAatcgcacgcgattttatttgcaaattccaaagaccttaggtcatgtttGCTctatgaaaaaattcaaattgaccagaCCCCTGGATCACCAGAAGAAGccgtttttatgtttttggaaaatccaatatggccgccaggccacgtgaccaatcgaaatttgtatacccaggtgcacgagatctcataggtacctattagccctgcaaattTTAGAACTTTGTGgtgagcggtgtttgagttccaggtcgacaaaaaaagagcagaagaaccag
Proteins encoded in this window:
- the LOC139147044 gene encoding uncharacterized protein, with the translated sequence MFTLYSWDYKLAFARNIIIQERQKVMGTSNWGIGGMATIIESPGEHVWGTLWEIGEEHLPALDRQEGVHRNSYRPLTVTVCSQENEVFECRTYQIIDVAEFIAPTPQYLGVILNGAKQSRLPKEYMVFLGKVEHNDYQGDSGIFDQGYKLAFSVNVRYKNQENPRWGPGGVATIVESPGDCVWGTLWEIREDDLPALDRQEGVDHNYYQSLTVNVSSPEKEVFKCRTYQMPDVAEFLEPSPQYLNVVLEGACQSGLPEEYIAFLKTIKHNDYHGNVNVLTRIHPEAYEKK